ggtacaaaagtatctacatccacagtaaaacgtcctatatcgacattacctgaaaggctgctcagcaatgaataagccactgctccaaaaccgccataaaaatgccagactacggtttgcaactgcacatggggacaaagattgtacttttggagaaatgttctctggtctgatttaAACAAAAttaaactgtttggccataatgaccatcgttatgtcccaatggatatgggagtttatcaaaatcgtgtttgttttcaaattctttgtggatctgtgtaatctgaaggaaatatgtCCCTAATAtagtcatacattgggcaggaggttaggaagtgcagctcagtttccacctcattctgTGGGcattgtgcacatagcctgtcttctcttgagagccaggtctgcctatgccgacctttctcaatagcaaggctatgctcactgagtctgtacatagtcaatgctttccttaagtttgggtcagtcacagtggtcaggtattctgccactgtgtactctctgtttagggccaaatagcattttagtttgctctgtttttttgttaattctttacatctctacatctctacctccctacctctctgtctctaccttttctctctgtctctctacctctctacctttctctctctccctctctcgctctacctctctctctaccttaatctctctctgtctctctctctctcatctagaTGTTTGGTATCATGAAGCAGCACTCTGCTAACCTGTTGAATGGAATGAAGAAGCAGGCAGATAAAGACCAGGCCATCGAAGTGAAGGAGTGAGTCCTGATTCCTAACCTCTGGCTTTTCACCTTACACCTCTGAGTCTTgattacaatacacacacacatgtagccaccctttgccttgatgacagctttgcacactcttggcctgaggtagagtacctcatgataagctgtagaccacactatctaccaagagagttttcatctataattttcatagccgtctatttaccaccacatacCGATGCTGGCAGTAAGAtcacactcaaccagctgtataagtccataagtaaacaagaaaatgctcatccagaagcggcgctccaagtggccggggactttgatgcagggaaacttaaatcagtatAATCTAATATCTACCaccatgtcacatgtgcaaccagagaaaaaaactatagactacctttactccacacacagagacgcatacaaagctctccctcgccctccatttggcatgcgcggaccaactggcaagtgtcttcactgacattttcaacctctccctgaccgagtcttaaatacctacatgtttcaagcagaccaccatagtccctgtggccaagaaagcgaaggtaacctgcctacatgactagcataccgccccaacagatccatagcactcacgtcggtagccatgaagtgctttgaaaggctggtcatggctcacatcaacaccatcatcccgggaACCCTACACCCACTCTAATTCAcctaccgccccaacagatccacagatgatgcaatctctattgcactccacactgccctttcccacctggacaaaagcaaCACATGCatgaaaatgctgttcattgactactgctcagcattcaacaccatagttcccacaaagctcatcactaagctaaagaccctgggactaaacacctccctctgccactggatcctggacttcctgacgggccgcccccaggtctgccacactgatcctcaacacgggggcccctcatgggttgtgcttagtcctctcctgtactcccagttcacccacgactgcgtggccaagcatgacaccaacaccatcattaaggttGCTGAtgacaaaacagtggtaggcctgatcaccgacaacgatgaggcagcctatagggaggaggtcagagacctggcagtgtggtaccaagacaacaacctctccctcaatgtgagcaagaaaaagtagctgatcgtggactacaggtaaAGGAGGACTGAACAtgtccccattcacatcgacggggctgtagtgaagtgggtcgagagtttcacgtttcttggtgtccacatcaccaacaaactaacatggtcaaaacacaccaagacagtcgtgaagagggcgcgacaatgccttttccccctaaggagactgaaaagatttggcatgggtccccagatcctcaaaaagttctacagctgcaccatcgagagcatcctgaccggttgcatcaccgccttgtatggcaactgctcgttaTCTGACAGTAAGGAGCTACAGAGcgtagtgcgtacggcctagtacatcactggggccaagcttcctgccatccagaacctatatactaggtggtgtcagaggaaggtcccaaaaattgtcaaagactccagtcacccggGGCCTCCCCCgggcatcgcagtgctagctgtgccactagagatcctggttcgagtccaggctctgtcgcagccgcatgccgtaagactgctgaacaattaatcaaatggctacccaaactatttacatattttttactttagtttattttgtaaatattttctcaactctatttcttgaactgcattgtaagtaagcatttcacagtaatgtctacacctgttgtatttggcgcatgtgacaaacacatttgatttgatttagttgtGTGGTcggtagttgtggtcagtagttgtgtggtcagtagttgtgtggtcggTAGTTGTGTGGTcggtagttgtgtggtcagtagttgtgtcgttgtggtcagtagttgtgtggtcagtaggtgtggtcagtaggtgtggtcagtagttgtgtggtcggTAGTTGTGTGGTCGGTAGTTGTGTGGTCGGTAGCTGTGGTCAGtagctgtggtcagtagttgtggtctgtagttgtgtagttgtggtcagtagttgtgtggtcggtagttgtggtcagtagttgtgtggtcagtagttgtgtggtcactagttgtgtggtcagtagttgcggtcagtagttgtggtcagtagttgtggtctgtagttgtgtagctgtggtcagtagttgtgtggtcagtagttgtggtcagtagttgtgtagttgtggtcagtagttgtgtggtcagtagctgtggtcagtagttgtggtcagtagttgtgtagttgtggtcagtaggtgtgtaATTGTGGTTGTGTTGCAGGTTCTTTGGGCCCTACAGTATGGATGTGGTCACCAGCACAGCCTTCAGTGTGGACATTGACTCTCTGAACAACCCTTCAGACCCCTTCGTCTCCAACGTCAAGAAGATGATCAAGTTTGACCTGTTCAACCCACTGTTGCTCCTAGTcggtgagaccacacacacacacacacacacacacacacacacacacacacacacacacacacacacacacacacacacacacacacacacacggacacaaagTTGTACTTTTTAATCAAATGCAGTTGTATATCTTTTTATAAAACTTTGTCTCcacctctcctcatcctccccaacctctcccctcctcccttcctcttctcctctcccgtcctccactcctctcctcttccctcccttcctcctccctcctcctcttctctcctccttctccagtgCTGTTTCCCTTCACTGGTCCTATCTTGGAGAAGATGAAGTTTTCTTTCTTCCCGACTGCGGTGTTGGACTTCTTTTACGCCTCGCTGGCTAAGATCAAATCTGGACGTGACACTGGGAACTCAACTGTAAACatgttttatatttatatttgattGTTATGTTGATATTTTCATCTGTACATTTGTATTGTAatattatgtatttatttattataaaacTATGTAACTATGTAATTTAACTAGTGATTTGCACCAATATGAAACGTCCATATCGATATTATGTTGGAATTTAAAAACACTATTATTGGGACCCAAACATCTACATTCATATTagaatctgtttgtgttggttgtgattggatcAGATCCATTagaatctgtttgtgttggttgtgattggaccaGATCAATTagaatctgtttgtgttggttgtgattggaccaGATCCAGTagaatctgtttgtgttggttgtgattggacatATTTGACCTAAATTCATTCTGCTCGCAGAATCGGGTGGATTTCTTACAACTGATGATTGACTCTCAGAAAGGCAACGACACAAAGACAGGAGAGGAACAGACTAAAGGTACCTGCCAAACACAAACCTGGAAACTACTGTTACAAACACGCACCTGTAAACTACTGTTACAAACAAACACCTGTAAATTACAGTTTCAAACAGACACCTTTAAActactgttacaaacacacacctgttacaaacacacacctgtaaacTACTGTTACAAACACATACCTGTAAActactgttacaaacacacacctgtaacCGACtgctacaaacacacacctgtaacCGACtgctacaaacacacacctgttacaaacacacacctgttacaaacacacacctgtaaacTACTGTTACCAAAACAcacctgttacaaacacacacctgttaaCAACATACACCTGTAGTCTACTGTTCCAAACACAcacctgttacaaacacacaccaataAACTACTGTTACAAATACACACCTGTTACAAATACACACCTGTTAACAACATACACCTGTAATCTACTGTTCCAAACACACACCTGTTACAAACTattctcttggtctctctctctatttctcttctcctctcccttctctcctttcctctactctcctctccctctctccttctacaGGACTGACTGATCATGAGATCTTGTCTCAGGCCATGATCTTCATCTTCGGTGGCTACGAGACCAGCAGCAGTACTATGAGTTTCCTGGCCTATAACCTGGCAACCAACCcccacaccctgaccaaactgcAGGAGGAGATAGATACTGTGTTCCCCAACAAGGTATTGTGATGTGTATGTAACCCCGGTGTCAGATGTGGTGAGGTACTGATTTGTATGTAACCACAGTGCCAGATGTGGTGAGGTACTGATGTTTTTGTAACCCCGGTGCCAGATGTGGTGAGGTACTGATGTGTGTGTAACCCCGGTGCCAGATGTGGTGAGGTACTGATGTGTGTGTAACCCCGGTGCCAGATGTGGTGAGGTACTGATGTGTATGTAACCCCGGTGCCAGATGTGGTGAGGTACTGATGTTTTTGTAACCCCGGTGCCAGATGTGGTGAGGTACTGATGTGTGTGTAACCCCGGTGCCAGATGTGGTGAGGTACTGATGTGTGTGTAACCCCGGTGCCAGATGTGGTGAGGTACTGATTTGTATGTAACCACGGTGCAGGCTCCTATCCAGTACGAAGCTCTGATGCAGATGGACTATTTGGACTGTGTGTTGAACGAGTCTCTGAGACTGTACCCCGTCTCCCCGCGACTGGAGAGGGTCGCCAAGAAGACGGTGGAGATCAACGGCATCGTCATCCCCAAAGACTGCGTTGTCATGGTTCCCACGTGGACCCTCCACCGTGACCCAGAGATCTGGTCCGACCCTGAGGAGTTCAAACCAGAGAGGTACTGGACCGCACCGTAACCACAATCCAACCATGACACAACCTTAATACAACCACAGTACAACCACAAAACAACCTTAATACAACCACAGTACAAGCATAACACAACCTTAATACAACCACAGTACAAGCATAACACAACCTTAATACAACCACAgtacaaccataacacaaccttaatacaaccacagtacaaccataacacaaccttAATACAACCACAGTACAAGCATAACACAACCTTAATACAACCAGAGTACAAGCATAACACAACCTTAATACAACCACAgtacaaccataacacaaccttAATACAACCACAGTACAAGCATAACACAACCTTAATACAACCACAGTACAAGCATAACACAACCTTAATACAACCACAGTACAAGCATAACACAACCTTAATACAACCACAGTACAACCACAAAACAACCTTAATACAACCACAgtacaaccataacacaaccttaatacaaccacagtacaaccataacacaaccttaatacaaccacagtacaaccacaacacaaccttAATACAACCACAGTACAACCACAAAACAACCTTAATACAACCACAgtacaaccataacacaaccttaatacaaccacagtacaaccataacacaaccttaatacaaccacagtacaaccataacacaaccttaatacaaccacagtacaaccataacacaaccttaatacaaccacagtacaaccataacacaaccttAATACAACCACAGTACAACCAGAATAAAAACATAAGATCATTACT
The window above is part of the Salvelinus namaycush isolate Seneca unplaced genomic scaffold, SaNama_1.0 Scaffold62, whole genome shotgun sequence genome. Proteins encoded here:
- the LOC120042124 gene encoding cytochrome P450 3A27-like, encoding MMSFLPYFSAETWTLLALLITLILVYGYWPYGVFTKMGIPGPKPLPYFGTMMEYRKGFTNFDTECFQKYGRIWGIYDGRQPVLCTMDQSMIKTVLIKECHNIFTNRRNIILNGELFDAVSIAEDDTWRRIRSVLSPSFTSGRLKEMFGIMKQHSANLLNGMKKQADKDQAIEVKEFFGPYSMDVVTSTAFSVDIDSLNNPSDPFVSNVKKMIKFDLFNPLLLLVVLFPFTGPILEKMKFSFFPTAVLDFFYASLAKIKSGRDTGNSTNRVDFLQLMIDSQKGNDTKTGEEQTKGLTDHEILSQAMIFIFGGYETSSSTMSFLAYNLATNPHTLTKLQEEIDTVFPNKAPIQYEALMQMDYLDCVLNESLRLYPVSPRLERVAKKTVEINGIVIPKDCVVMVPTWTLHRDPEIWSDPEEFKPERFSKENKESIDPYTYMPFGAGPRNCIGMRFALIMIKLAMVEILQSFTFSVCDETEIPLEMDIQGLLMPKRPIKLRLEPRSNTPSNTTATSPTT